The Brassica oleracea var. oleracea cultivar TO1000 chromosome C6, BOL, whole genome shotgun sequence genome includes a region encoding these proteins:
- the LOC106299851 gene encoding putative F-box/LRR-repeat protein At5g54820, whose amino-acid sequence MDSSDQADRISNLPDVLLVLIISCLSFKECVQTCALSKRWRSVYLETRNVSFKETDFWSPSVDANPIRNALGRIVFVDYVRRWVARIHDQPIDTFGISISYPKTYLDLIESLIAFAVGKKVKNLVLDFSNQTWRTFHDVKNQDLVVKIPQSVYDLTSLESLKVGACMDFDPAKLSTLGKLKSVSFAWMALKNLEPLLKTSRIESLSMNDCWGLDFEMVSGDMREVAIKNCDFFLNCTFDLPRVNILKYSGDILRFEFDKMNTIISEVEFDFRVLDNNNYESNDSNTAEGGMLCHLLNNLLDNGDRSATTLTVCPFLLKMIPRSENPHFLRPMETKHLVLKTELHPREFNGIRLLLMNCPNLETLTIDLLPPSPIATASSYAGIDPQTYWMQNISYECQRETLKAVIVKNFIGGAKELHIVKFFIRSGYDRLERVELYMPFDLDNGQMVFARAKSEMLQRSANHLQVVVHNS is encoded by the exons ATGGATTCGAGTGATCAAGCAGACAGAATATCAAATCTACCAGATGTTCTTTTGGTCCTCATCATTTCATGCTTGTCTTTCAAGGAATGTGTTCAAACCTGTGCCCTCTCCAAGCGGTGGAGATCTGTCTATCTTGAGACGAGAAATGTTTCTTTCAAGGAAACCGACTTCTGGAGCCCTTCTGTCGACGCAAATCCCATAAGAAATGCTTTGGGTAGGATTGTATTCGTTGATTACGTGCGTCGTTGGGTCGCTAGAATCCATGACCAACCCATCGATACGTTCGGGATCTCTATCTCGTATCCGAAGACTTACTTGGATCTGATCGAGTCCCTGATAGCGTTCGCTGTCGGAAAAAAGGTCAAAAACTTGGTTCTTGATTTCTCAAACCAGACGTGGAGAACCTTTCATGATGTAAAAAATCAAGATTTGGTTGTCAAAATCCCACAAAGCGTTTATGATCTAACGAGTCTCGAGTCGTTGAAAGTTGGCGCGTGCATGGACTTCGACCCTGCAAAACTATCAACCCTAGGGAAGCTCAAAAGCGTCTCTTTCGCCTGGATGGCACTGAAGAATCTTGAACCTTTGCTAAAGACTTCAAGGATTGAGAGTTTAAGTATGAACGACTGCTGGGGGCTTGATTTCGAAATGGTATCAGGGGATATGAGAGAAGTTGCAATCAAGAACTGCGACTTTTTCCTTAACTGTACCTTTGACCTCCCTAGAGTTAACATACTCAAGTACTCGGGAGATATTTTACGCTTCGAGTTCGATAAAATGAATACCATCATAAGCGAAGTTGAATTTGATTTCCGGGTGTTGGACAATAACAATTATGAATCAAACGATTCGAACACCGCAGAAGGAGGAATGCTTTGTCATCTCCTTAATAATCTCCTTGATAATGGTGATCGATCTGCTACGACCTTAACGGTCTGTCCGTTTCTACTCAAG ATGATTCCAAGATCTGAGAATCCACATTTTCTTCGCCCAATGGAAACAAAACATTTAGTGCTGAAGACAGAATTGCATCCGAGAGAGTTCAATGGAATTAGGCTTCTTCTCATGAATTGCCCAAACTTGGAAACACTCACTATAGATTTGCTTCCTCCAAGCCCCATTGCG ACGGCTTCATCATATGCTGGCATTGATCCACAGACATACTGGATGCAAAACATATCATATGAGTGCCAGAGAGAAACTCTAAAAGCAGTTATAGTGAAAAACTTCATTGGTGGCGCAAAGGAGCTGCACATAGTGAAGTTTTTTATTCGATCTGGATATGATCGTCTGGAAAGAGTTGAGCTATACATGCCATTTGATTTGGACAACGGTCAAATGGTGTTTGCGCGTGCCAAATCTGAAATGTTGCAGCGAAGTGCAAACCATCTTCAAGTTGTTGTGCACAATTCTTGA